GTTTCTGGAATCTGTTAAGCAATCTCGGGATTGTGTTCCTTCCCCTCCAGCCTCTCATGAAACTCCTCAATCATCATCTCGAGGATTCGAGCGATTATGTGTGTGACGATTATGTTCTCAAGCATGGCAGAAACTCGGTCTCCTATGCCCGTCAGCTCGTCAGCCTGGCGGAAAATTTCATACCCGAAAAGCATGAAATCATGGTCGGAGTCGGGATCATATCGTTCAAATCATCCTTGCTGCGCAGGGTTGAACGAATCCTTGAGGATTCCCGTCAGATAATCGTCCATACACGATTCGAGATTGCTTTGATGGTGATCATGCTCTCCCTCGGAACAGCGGTTGCTACAGGATTGTTCGGTTTCAGGGAAAACGGCTCTTTTACAGGAGTATCAGAGGCTCAGGAAGGGATCAAAATATCCGGGCAGGTTTCCGTGACGGCAGTGCCTGAAAAGCAGCCTGTTCCTGTCGAAACATCGACTGTTGCCGACAGCCGCAACCGGAAAACGGACCATGAACCGGAATCCGCCGCCCCGGTAAAAACAGCAGAGAATGTTACGGATTCCACATCGGCTTCACGTTCTTATAAAGCCGAAAACAGTGTACCCGAACAAAAGAAACCGGTCATTGCCGAGAAGAAATCCCCTGCCATATCACCGGACAAACGTTCCGATCTTCCTGTTCCTCAAACAGCCGGTACACCCGAAAAAAATACTCGTGTCACCCCCAATGAAATTCAACGTCAGACCGACAGTAAAACCGTTTCATCATCACCATCACAACCTTCGGAAAAAGAACCGAAAAACCTGTATGCTTACTCGCCACAGACCACATCCGAGCCGGAAAAAGAAGAAGTACCGGCCGTTCCCGTCACTGAAAAAACCGACGACGAGGTATTACTTGATACATTACAGGACCTCGATTCCTGCATAACCGAGGGGAAAAAACTATTGGACACAGGAAATTATGCACTGGCCGAAAAAGTGTTTCTCAAGGCTTCCGAATATAAGCCGGATGACTCCGACCTGGCAAATTACCTCGGGAAAGCGTATTTCGGAAAACGTGAGTATGATCTGGCCCGGATATACTTCCGGAAAGCGATCCTGTTCAATAAAAACAATGCGGATGCCTATTTCAATCTGGGAGACATCCTCTTTGAACAGGGCAATCTCGACAAGGCGATGAAACAGTATAAAATAGCAATCAAAATCAACCCTGCCATGGCCAGCAGAACGAGACCTTTCGACCTCGGAGAGGCTGTCAGAAGAGTGTATAAATAAAAAAATACCGGGCAGAAACCATACCTCTGTTTAATTAAATCGACACAGCGTCTCACCGTATCTTTAAATTCTTTTACTATTTTTCTTTCAAATAATCACTGAAAAACGGTTGTAATATTATTCGGAAAATACTTGACAATTATATTCTACCACAGTAGTTTTATTATGGTAGACTCAATGCCGATTTCAGGATTGTTCTAAAATTATTTTTAACAACCAGTTATTCTGTTATTGTTACCTGTTCACCCATTTTCTTGTAGGGGGGGAAATGAGAAAAGCCATCGTCATACTCCTGATGCTGGCGCTGACATGCATCACCATATCGGCACATGCTCTGGAGGTTATGCAGTCCTTAACGGACGGAAACAACATCAGAGACTATGCTTTTCAGGGAAATTATGTATGGTGTGCAACGCTCGGCAGCCTGGTCAGATGGAACATACTCGACGGCACCTATGTCCAGTTCACCACGAAAGACGGTCTTGCGAGTAATTACGTTATAACCGTTGATATCGGCGAAAACAATGAGTTATGGATTGGCACGATGGGCGGTCTCCAGCGATACGACGGAACAGCATTCACAACGTACACAACCGAAAACAGCGGCATTCCGGATAACGGCATCAATGCGGTTGCGCTCGATGAACATGGAACGGTCTGGGTAGGAACAGGCGGGGGTCTTGCATGTTTCAACGGTTCAACATGGAAAACATACACGGCCGAAAACAGTGGAATTCTGGTCGATCCCGTGGCTTCCATAGCTGTCGATAAAAACGGGATTATATGGCTTTCTCACGACCTCAACGGCATGGAATCGAAGAAGCGGGTTGTCATGAGTTTTGACGGTACCACCTTTGTGAATTACGGAAGCTTAAACAAAGGGGCAACTTATGTAAGAAAAATTGCTGTCGACAACGATAACAACAAGTGGTTTCTGAGTCCGTATGGTTTATATCGTTTTGACGGCAAGACATTCACAAAGCAGAAAGATGTTTCTGTGGTTTCGAGTGTTTATACGGACAGAGACGGCAAGGTATGGGTTACATGCGGCGGTCCTCCGAGCTATAGTGCAGCGTACAGGAGTATAAAGTGTTTCGATGGCGTATCATGGACCGAGTATCATTTTGAAGACCTGATTCCATATACCATTACCGCTTACTGGGATATAAAACTCGACAGCGATGGAACCTTATGGTTTGTATCCATGGATACGACGGGCGGTGTTTACTCGCTGCACAGCTACAATGGATCGGAATTGAAAACATATCTGACCAGGGGACCGCGAAGTTATAATATGCAGGATTTATTCATCGATCGTAATGGCACCAAATGGTTCGGAACATATTTCGGAGCTGCGGAATTTGATGGCAGCGGATGGGAAAACCATATCTTTTCACTGTCAGAAAACGATATTCCGCCAAACAGCTCTCTTATCCAATATAACTCAATCACAAATGCTGTCTTATGTATCGGCGAGGATCAGGACAATGTCCTGTGGATGGGTACCGCTTACGGGATAAGAAGTTTCGATGGCTCAACATTGACATTTTACGGTCCCGCAAACACCAACAACGTTGTTTATACTTCGATAGTCGATTGTGCGGTTGATAAAGATAATGTCAAATGGTTCGCTTCCGGAAGGAATATATGCAGTTTTGACGGTACAACATGGACTCCCTATCACACCTTTGAATTTATAACGTCTTCCGTTGTTGTCGATGCCGACAATATTAAATGGTTCGGAACATACGACAAGGGTGTATGGAGTTTTGACGGTTCAACATGGATAAATTATACGGAAGAAAACGGCGCTCCGAAAGGTAATATCATGGTTGCCGCTGTCGACCGTGACAACATCAAGTGGTTCGGTACTGACGATGGAATCTGGAGTTTCAACGGTACAGCGTGGACATTCTACGATAAAGATATTATCGGGATACCTGACCATGCCGCGATCAATGATATAGAGGTGGATGCTTACAACAGGTTGTGGTGTGTCATCAACGGCAGCCTCGCTTCGTTCGATGGTGTTTCATGGACAGTTTATGACCGTGAAACCACGGGATCGGTGAGCAAAATCGCTATCGACGGGGAGGGAGTCCTGTGGCTGGGAGGATTCGGCGGAGTCGGAGATGCCGGTGTGGTTCAGAGTTTCAAAATATCGGCGGAGCCTGCCGTTGTGGAAGAAAAAAACAGTCTCCCGACTGCACTTAAAATAAACGGAAACTACCCCAATCCGTTCAACCCGTCAACCACCATCGAGTTCATGATTCCCGACCCGGGAACCGTGAATCTTTCCATATACAGTATTTCCGGACAGAAAATCCGCGAGCTCGTCGCCGGGAATCTGTCGGCAGGCAGCCATAGTGCTGCTTGGGATGGCCGTGACAGCAGTGGCAATTGTGTTTCTTCAGGAGTGTATATCACACAATTGAGGTTGGGTGACAGGATTGCCACTCACCGGATGCTGCTCATGAAGTAACAATGAACTCATCCGATCGTCACGGGAAAGGTATCCTTGCAAAAGGGTACCTTTTTTAATATCCGTATTGAAAGACCCTCTCTCCCTCTGCCCCTTTCTCACCACTTGATTTTTTTCTGAAATAACCATAGATTCTCATATATATTCATAACCCGGATTATTCATGAATTTGTTTTTTTCTTACAAAAAATCCCCCCTGCCTTACGGCATCCCCCTTTTAAGGGGGGAGATGGGCTGGCGCCCCCTTTTTTTATAAGGGGGAAATGGCGAAGCCGAGGGGGATCATGTGAAAACATGGATAACATTATAGAATTTTGTTATTATTGATATTATATCATAGTTACCGCTACTCTTTTCGGCGTTTATGAATAATCCGGGATAACAGGAGACCAGCGATGAAACGATTACCCCTTGTAATTTTACTATCCGCACTCTCTCTCTTCGGCTCATGCGCTCCCCGGAAAACAGGCATGGCAACCCCCGAAGAGAACGTGCGGCAGTCCTTGAACCTCGATGCAGCCCTGCTGATCGATCCCGGCGTAGCAAAGGGCAAACTCGATAACGGCCTCACCTGGTATGTGAGGGAAAACGGGAAACCCGAAAAACGGATGGAGTTGCGGCTCGTTGTAAAAGCGGGCTCGGTACTCGAGAACGACGACCAGCAGGGACTGGCGCACTTCGTCGAACATATGGCGTTCAACGGCACGAAGAATTTTCAGAAGCACGAGCTCGTGAATTATCTCGAATCCATCGGAATGCGGTTCGGGCCGGATTTAAACGCCTATACAAGCTTCGACGAAACCGTGTACATGCTCCAGGTACCGACCGACAGTACGCATATTGTCGAGAAGGCTTTTCAGATACTCGAGGACTGGGCGCACAATATCTCGTTCGACGATGACGAGATCGACAGAGAGCGGGGGGTTATCGTCGAGGAATGGCGCCAGGGCAGAGGCGCGGATATGCGGATGCTCGACAAGCAGTTCCCGGTGCTTTTCCATGGGTCACGGTATGCGGAGCGGCTGCCAATCGGGAAAAAGGAGATAATCGAACAGTTCCGGCACGATACTCTCCGTGCATTCTACAAATCTTGGTACCGGCCTGACCTCATGGCCGTGATCGCGGTAGGCGACTTTGATAAAAACCAGATTGAAAGCCTTATAAAACAGCATTTTGCACGGATACCCTCTCCGAAAAAACCGCCAAAAAGAATTATGTATCCCCTGCCGGATCATGATGAAACGTTGTTCGCAATCGCTACCGACCCCGAAGCCACAAGTAACGGCGTCAGCATTTACTACAAGCACGATGCGCCGCCGGAAGGAACTGTGGGCGACTATCGGAGGCAGCTCGTGGAATACATGTACCACGGGATGTTCAACCAGCGTCTCAGCGAGCTGACAAAGCAGTCGGACCCGCCGTTCCTCTACGGGTATTCAACCAACACCAGGATGGTTCTGGCAAAAGAGATGTACGTTCTCGGTACGGGAGTCAAGGATAACGGAATCGAACGGGGACTCGATGCGCTCATGACCGAAGCTGCCCGTGTCCGGCGTTTCGGATTCACCCTGTCCGAGATGAACCGTCAGAAACAGGAACTGCTGCGCTTCATAGAACAGGCTTACAGCGAACGCGATAAAACCGAATCGGGGAGTTTTACCAACGAATACTCGCGTAATTTTCTTGCGGACGAGCCAATTCCGGGTATTGAGGTTGAATATGCCATCTTCAATAAATATATTCCGGAAATCACCCTGGAAGAGGTAAACAGGCTGGCGACCGCATGGATATCTGACCGCAACAGGGTCATCATGGTCAATGCGCCTGAAAAACCCGGTGTGAAGGTGCCCGGTGAAAAAGAAATTCTCACTGTTATCGACACCGTAAGCGAAAAAGAGATCGAGCCGTATGTCGATACCGTCTCCGACCGTCCTCTCGTCGAGACACCTCCCACACCATCCCCCGTCGTCAGCGAGCGCCTGATAGAGAAAATCGGAATTACCGAATGGACGCTCGCCAACGGGGTTCGTGTCGTTCTCAAACCCACCGATTTCAAGAATGACGAAATCATCTTTACATCATCGAGCCCCGGCGGATATTCGCTGGTACCGGACAGGAATTTCATTGCCGCCAAAACGGCATCCGCGATAGTGAATGAAGGCGGCGCGGGGCCGTTCAATCTTATCGAGCTCGATAAAAAACTCTCCGGCAAGGTTGTGGGTGTGTCACCTTGGATAAGCGACCTTCAGGAAGGCATTACCGGGAACGCATCTCCCAAAGATATCGAAACCATGTTTCAGCTTATCTATCTCTATTTCACCGAACCGCGCAAAGACAGCACAGCGTTCCTCTCATACAAATCGCGCATGAAAGGCATGATAGAAAACCGCAGCGCACGACCCGAAACAGCCTTTTCCGATACCGTCCTGGTAACCATGGCCTCCTATCACCCGCGCATGCGGCCCTGGACAACAGCCCTCCTCGATGAGATGAATCTCGATGCATCGTACGATATTTACCGCGACCGTTTTATGGATGCGAGCGATTTCACCTTCTATTTCGTCGGCAATTTCGACCTTTCGTCAATAAAACCTCTCGTCGAAACGTATATCGGAGGCCTGCCATCCCTCAAGCGAAAGGAAACCTGGCGGGACACCGGAGTCATGTTTCCCCGGGGATCGATCAGGAAAGAAGTCAGGGCGGGAATCGAGCAAAAGAGCCAGGTGCAGCTCATCTTTACCGGTGATTTTTCCTGGTCATACCAGAACCGTTACGATATGGGCTCGATGACCGAGCTTCTCCGGATCAAACTTCGCGAGGTCATCCGCGAGGATATGGGCGGCACGTACGGTGTGAACGTTTCCCAATCGCTTTCCCATTATCCTCGCGAGCAGTATCAGCTCACCATATCGTTCGGCTGCGCTCCGGAACGGGTCGGCGAGCTGACCGCCGCGGTTTTCACCCAGATAGACAGCCTTAAAACATCCGGCACGACCGATGTCTATCTCGAAAAGGTCAGGGAGAGTCAGAAACGGCAGCGTGAAACGGACCTCAAGGATAATTCTTTCTGGCTGAACATTATGGATTTTTACTACTTTAACCGGGAGGACCCGCTGACCGTTCTCCAATTCGACAGCATGGTAGAAAATCTGTCGCCCGATGCTGTCCGGAAGGCGGCAAACACTTATCTCGACACGAACAATCTCGTACAGATTATCCTGTATCCGAAGGACTTCAAAACACGATAGACACCGGTAATGATTCGGAGGTGACCAGCATTATTTTTTTACGTTCATGATTCTCATCATCGCATATCCGTACAGTATGTTAACGATACCAATCCTCTTAACAATACGGTGAATACATGAACATACGAAAAATAATCCCCATTGTCGTGACAGTTCTTTTCGTCGGCAGTACAGCAGGTTCCGCTGAACGGGTCAGGAACATCTTTTCGTTTTCCTATCTCGATTATTCCGGTATCGGTTTATCGAAGGTATTCGAGAATACCGCCCTTGTACGGGTACGTCCCTCTGCCTCGCTTCTCGTCAGGGCATACCACGATCATCGGAGTTCCTGGAATAATACCATCATTACTGCGGGATCGGTCCTCAATATAGGCAGCAACCACTATATCGAGCTTACCTATGGACACGGACGCGACTCGGCGGATCAGACCTCCGACCACTTCACCGCGGAACTGACCCGTGAAAAAACCCGGTATATCGCTGGAATCGGATTCCGTCACAGTTCCTATCCCGGTATTTCCTTCAGCCTGCTTTCGCCGAGTATCCGGTTCTCCGTGACCCCACGGCTCTCTCTCTGGGGAAAATACTTTGGAAGCGTCGATTCGGATGGCAATTTCGACCAGTCATACTGGACGGACGGGGAATACGGGATTACGAGGAGAATATCTCTCAGGCTGGGAATTACCGGAGGAAACCGTCTGTACAGTCCCGAGTATGAAACCCTCCTCACAAAAGGCGCTAACATGAGTTTCTTCTCGGTGCTCGCACAGGTAAGCTATATATTCAGCGACGGTCTTACTTTCTATTACCTCTATGAAAATATGTCCCGTGAATCCAAATACACGGATTTGAAAAACATCCTCATTGTCGATGTCAGATTCTGAAATACATGGAACACCAGGGGACACATGAATACGACCGGCATACTGCATTTTTTTTCCACCCGTGAACTCATCCTGGTGAGCGTTATTCTCATCATGGCTGTAATAGTATTCTTTCTGCTCATGTACGCCATTATCTTCCGTATCATCTATAATATGAGAAACCGCCGTGTCATCCGAAAAAAAGCGCATTGGGAGAAAATAGTCCTCGACTATATCACCGGTATAATCGACACGGTCGATCTTTACAGTCTGAAACTTAAAACAGGCGACTGGATGATATTCGGGGCATTTATCGAAAATTACCTGGTCGACCTCAAGGGAGAAGACAACGACCGCCTCATCCGGCTTCTCTGGAATATCGGATACTATGAGGTTCTTATGGGCGCCCTTGACTCCTCAGATGCGATTGAACGCGCATACAGCGCCCATTACCTGGGACTGATGAACTACCGCGCGGCCGAATCAAAAATCATGAACCTCATTTACGATAGCAGCTCGTTCGTCGCCATCAGCGCATTCGAGGCCCTCAACCGTATCGGCACAGGGAAAAACCTTGACCGGATTATCCGTGATGTTCTCAACAAAACCGACCTCAGTATATCCAAGGTATCGGATATCATTCTGAGTTATGGAAGCGAGCTCAATCCGGTATTGACCAGGCTTCTCGATGACCGCGAAGTCACCGATGCGGGGAAACGGCTCATAGTGGATATTCTCGCCTATAAAAATGCACTCGACAGTTCGACTGTCGTTTTGAAACTGGCAAGGCAGACCGAGAACAAGGAGCTCAAAATCGGCTGTATCAAGGCGCTCGGCGTATTCTGCGACCCGGAGAGTATACCGTTTCTTCAGGACAATATTTCCGCACCCGACTGGATTATCAGAAGCCAGGCGGTAAAAGCTTTCGGAAATATCGGTACGGAGGAAATAATTCCCCTGTTATCAGGAATACTTGTCTCCGATGATAATCTGTGGGTAAAACTCTACAGCGCTCAATCGCTCGCACGGTTCGGAGAGAAAGGGAAAGCCATCCTGGAAACGGTGCTCAGGGACAGTAAAGACCTTGAGGATGTCATCAGGTATGTATTATACGAAACCGGGGTATAAATAAGAGGGCGGTGAAAAAGTCTCTTTATCACATGCCCGTTTTTGAAATATATCGTTTTGTTGCTGTCAAGGGCATGTAAATCGTCACTTCGTGTCGACCCTTGACAGCTTAAATCCATACATATAGTGTTTTTTCACAAGGCTTTTTAATCCATGAGAGACACTGTCGTTACAGCAATCATCCTGTTTAATTACTTTGTCCTGCTATATTTTTTATCGATCAACAGCATATATATGCTCCTGTCGATTCTTTCCTTTTTCTCGATACGCCATTATATGGGTGTGTCGAGTTCGATCGTGCAGTACAAAAAGCTGTTTCAGTCCTCCTTCTACAAGCCCATTTCGGTTCTGGCGCCCGCGCATAACGAGGAAGCGACAATTGCCGACAGTGTAAAATCGCTCCTTCAGCTCCGGTATCCGGAATATGAAATCATCGTCATTAACGACGGCTCAACCGACAGGACGCTCGATGTCCTTATCGGGGAGTACAGGCTGAAACGATCGTTCCGGCCTTATGAGATTATCATCCCCTGTAAAGATATCCGGGGGATATACACCTCCGAGGATTATGCGAACCTTGTGGTGATTGACAAGGTCAACGGTCGTAAGGCGGACGCATTGAACGCCGGAATCAACATAGCGCGTTTCCCGCTGGTGGGCGCCATCGATTCCGACTCGATTCTTGAGCCGGAGGTCATGGTTAAGATGGTTCGACCATTCCTCGATGATCCGAAAACAATCGCTGTCGGAGGAATAATCAGGGTTGTCAATGGATGTACGGTGCGTGCAGGGGAAGTCGTCCGGATCGAAATGTCGCCCAAATGGCTCCCGAACTTTCAGACAGTGGAATACCTCCGGTCGTTCCTGTTCGGGCGAGTCGGCTGGGATGTGCTCAATGGTCTGCTCGTGATCTCGGGGGCATTCGGGCTTTTCAGAAAAGACGTGATTATCCGCTGCGGCGGCTACAGTCACGATACGGTCGGAGAGGATATGGAACTCGTGGTGAGAATGCATAAGATCATGCGCGAAAATAAGATACCTTACAGAATAACGTTTGTGCCCGAGCCGGTGTGCTGGACCGAGGTACCCGAATCGCTCAGGATTCTGAGCCATCAGAGAAACCGCTGGCAGCGCGGGCTTATCGAAACACTCATAACCCACAGAAAGATGCTTCTCAATCGACGGTACGGAGTTGTGGGCATGCTTGCCATGCCGTTTTTCTTCTTTTTCGAGATGCTCGGTCCGATAGTTGAATTACTCGGGTATATCGTTTTCCCTATCTCCTGTGTCTTCGGGATAGTCAATATCCAGTTCGCGGTTCTTTTTTTCATTGTTGCCATTATTCTCGGCATAATACTCTCCGTCAGCTCTATTGTACTGGAAGAACTCTCGTTTAAGCGTTACCCGCAATACAGCCATATCGTCAGGCTGTTTTTTTTCAGCGTCATGGAAAATTTCGGATACCGGCAGATCCATACACTGTGGCGGTTCAGAGGAATTATTGACTACCTGAGGGGAAAAAAGACATGGGGCACCATGGAACGTACGGGAGTGAAGAAAACGGTATGACAATCCACCCGATCCGTGTATAGAATCGTGTTAATAATCCGGATATACCACCGTATCAGCGGTGTCTGTCACTATTCTTCCCGACGTCATTCATCAAGCACTTTTTTTATGCGCGCTGCCAGCTCGGCCGGCCTGAAGGGTTTCACAATGTAATCTTCCGAGCCGAGATTGAATCCCTTGACAATATCTCTCTCCTGTCCTTTCGCAGTAAGCATGATGACAGGTATCGACCTGAGATTTTCCTGTTCTTTCACCTTTTTCAATACTTCGTAACCATCCATGACGGGCATCATAATGTCGAGAAGAACGAGATCGGGCTTGTTGCTGGCAATACTTTCAAGCGCTTCACCGCCATCCTTTGCCCAGATGACCGTATAACCCTCACGTTCGAGCTTGAATATGACGAGGCGGGCGATATGAGGCTCATCTTCGGCAAGAACAATTGTTTTTGGCATACAAAGCTCCAGTAAAACAATGTGTTATACAAACAAATTCAGACAGTTTTCCTATCGCTTCTTCCCGCTGTACCTCTTTTTTCCAGCGGTAGCACGACAAGGAATTCCGATCCCTTGCCGGTATCACTCGATACGATGATTTTCCCTTTATGTACCTCGATGAGTTTTTTGACGATCGAAAGCCCGAGCCCCGTACCGGGAATCTTTTTTACCAGAGGTGTTTCCGCCCTGAAGAACTTTGTGAAGAGCTTTTTCCGGTCTGCGGGGCTGATTCCGATACCGGTATCCAGAATACTGATTTCAGCCTTGTTGTTACGTTCATCCAGTTTGATCGTAACCGATCCCTCGGGCGTGAACTTGATTGCGTTGGAGATGAGGTTCAGCATAATCTGCGTGATTTTATCCTGATCAAAATAACCTTCGATGCCGTTCTTAATGTCGAGGATATAATCCAGCTTCTTTTCAAGGGCATTGTGGCGCAGCGTATTGGCAGAATATCTCACCAGATCGCTCAGGGACACTTTCTGCATACGGAGGGTCAGTTTGACCGCTTCGAGCTTTTCAATGTCGAGGAGATCGTTGATCAGGAGGGTGAGACGCTCTGAATTTCTGGATACCATGTCCAGAAACTCCCGTTGGACATCATTGATTTCGCCGGTCTCGCCGGCAAGAATCAGATCGATATATCCCTGAATTGCGGTAAGCGGCGTTCTGAGCTCATGGGAAACAGTCGAAACAAACTCCTCCTTCATGTGCTCGATCTCCGCTTCCTTCGTAATATCACGTATGGACTTGACAGCCCCGATAATACTTCCATCCACGCTTTTCAGAGGAGAATTGACCGACTCCACGGTAGTGGTTGTATCATCACGGTGCTGAATGATGCTCCGCTCAACGAATGTGAGTCCTTTCAGGAGGGTCTGTTCAAGTCCGCATGAATGATTGCAGAGATCGTTCCGGTCGTTGTCGACACACCGGATGATATCATAACAGGGCTTGCCGATTATCTCCTCCCGCGGCAAACCAACCAGTTCGCTGAAAGCGTTATTAAAAGCGGTTATCGTGTACTCGTTATTCACGGTGATTATTCCATCCCCCACGTTCTCCAGAATGGTGTTGAGCTCCTCCGTTTTTTCCTGAAGTTTGCTGATAAGATCCAGCCGCTCTTTTTCCGCCTTTTTCCGCCCGGTCACATCACGGATGATGATGAGATCACCCCTGCGGTTATTCGCGAGCTCGATGAGGGCTCCGTTGACCTCTCCGATCACCGTTTCACCATCCTGTTTCACCATCTCCAGTTCATACGTCTGGACTGCCTCCCCTTTCATGCGCTGCAAGAAATTATCGACGGCAACTTTTTTCGATTCTTCATTTAAAATCGGAAGCTCGAAAAGGGTTTTCCCGATATAATCATATTTGGAATATCCCAGGAAGTCCCTCGAACGATCGTTGACATCCAATACTTTCCCGTCTTCATCGATAAGCACCATGAAATCATTGGCCTTATGGAAAACTGTCTGGTATTTCTGACGGCTCTCGACAAGGGCATCCTCGATTTCTTTACGGTCGGAAATATCGTTGACCGTCATGCCCAGACCATCACCGGCTCTGAACACCTTCAGGTATATATTCTGAGTGCTGAAAATCTTTCTGGAAACGGCATAATCGAGCTCGAAGGGCTTCCCTGTTTCAAGAACATCCATGCACCGGTCATACCCTCCAGAATCCTTCATATCCGGAAATAACTCCGTCAGGTT
The window above is part of the bacterium genome. Proteins encoded here:
- a CDS encoding glycosyltransferase, which encodes MRDTVVTAIILFNYFVLLYFLSINSIYMLLSILSFFSIRHYMGVSSSIVQYKKLFQSSFYKPISVLAPAHNEEATIADSVKSLLQLRYPEYEIIVINDGSTDRTLDVLIGEYRLKRSFRPYEIIIPCKDIRGIYTSEDYANLVVIDKVNGRKADALNAGINIARFPLVGAIDSDSILEPEVMVKMVRPFLDDPKTIAVGGIIRVVNGCTVRAGEVVRIEMSPKWLPNFQTVEYLRSFLFGRVGWDVLNGLLVISGAFGLFRKDVIIRCGGYSHDTVGEDMELVVRMHKIMRENKIPYRITFVPEPVCWTEVPESLRILSHQRNRWQRGLIETLITHRKMLLNRRYGVVGMLAMPFFFFFEMLGPIVELLGYIVFPISCVFGIVNIQFAVLFFIVAIILGIILSVSSIVLEELSFKRYPQYSHIVRLFFFSVMENFGYRQIHTLWRFRGIIDYLRGKKTWGTMERTGVKKTV
- a CDS encoding response regulator, whose amino-acid sequence is MPKTIVLAEDEPHIARLVIFKLEREGYTVIWAKDGGEALESIASNKPDLVLLDIMMPVMDGYEVLKKVKEQENLRSIPVIMLTAKGQERDIVKGFNLGSEDYIVKPFRPAELAARIKKVLDE
- a CDS encoding PAS domain-containing sensor histidine kinase, whose protein sequence is MEMFRDFIDSATEGFILFDSEMNTLMINGAMLEMLRKKKNDVLGKNLTELFPDMKDSGGYDRCMDVLETGKPFELDYAVSRKIFSTQNIYLKVFRAGDGLGMTVNDISDRKEIEDALVESRQKYQTVFHKANDFMVLIDEDGKVLDVNDRSRDFLGYSKYDYIGKTLFELPILNEESKKVAVDNFLQRMKGEAVQTYELEMVKQDGETVIGEVNGALIELANNRRGDLIIIRDVTGRKKAEKERLDLISKLQEKTEELNTILENVGDGIITVNNEYTITAFNNAFSELVGLPREEIIGKPCYDIIRCVDNDRNDLCNHSCGLEQTLLKGLTFVERSIIQHRDDTTTTVESVNSPLKSVDGSIIGAVKSIRDITKEAEIEHMKEEFVSTVSHELRTPLTAIQGYIDLILAGETGEINDVQREFLDMVSRNSERLTLLINDLLDIEKLEAVKLTLRMQKVSLSDLVRYSANTLRHNALEKKLDYILDIKNGIEGYFDQDKITQIMLNLISNAIKFTPEGSVTIKLDERNNKAEISILDTGIGISPADRKKLFTKFFRAETPLVKKIPGTGLGLSIVKKLIEVHKGKIIVSSDTGKGSEFLVVLPLEKRGTAGRSDRKTV